One window of the Labilibaculum sp. genome contains the following:
- a CDS encoding putative zinc-binding metallopeptidase, whose translation MNKIKYWLFVMVMVFVLSACSEDDEPNPDESVISVEAAEKNDFDRYLEKTFVDTYNISFQYKLQDIESDMNYALVPASYENSIKMANLIKYLCLDAYEEVAPEGFLKKYFPKMFMMVGSAGWHNNGTYTLGTAEGGLKITLYLINDLDVTDVQTLYSHYFRTIFHEFSHILHQTKDYTTDFDKISVTDYVGDSWNDAWDGQSSLARGFISDYSSKEANEDFVELIAHYITNTPESWDAKIESAGDTGKAILAQKMAIIKSYLKEVWSIDIDALRNAIQTRAEKLGEQDLDNITIE comes from the coding sequence ATGAACAAAATAAAATATTGGTTGTTCGTTATGGTTATGGTATTCGTTTTGAGTGCTTGTTCCGAAGATGATGAACCAAATCCAGATGAAAGTGTGATTAGCGTTGAAGCTGCTGAAAAAAATGATTTTGACAGATATTTAGAAAAAACGTTTGTTGATACTTATAATATCAGTTTTCAATATAAATTGCAGGATATAGAATCGGATATGAATTATGCCTTAGTGCCTGCATCTTATGAGAATTCTATTAAAATGGCAAACTTGATTAAGTATTTGTGTCTAGATGCTTATGAAGAAGTTGCACCTGAAGGATTCTTAAAGAAATATTTTCCTAAAATGTTTATGATGGTTGGTTCTGCTGGTTGGCATAACAATGGAACTTATACACTAGGTACCGCTGAAGGAGGATTGAAAATCACACTGTACTTAATTAATGATTTAGATGTTACAGATGTTCAGACTCTGTATTCACATTATTTTCGAACTATTTTTCACGAGTTTTCTCATATTTTACATCAAACCAAAGATTACACAACTGATTTTGATAAAATATCAGTAACAGATTATGTTGGAGATTCATGGAATGATGCCTGGGATGGACAATCTTCTTTAGCCAGAGGTTTCATTAGTGATTATTCCAGCAAGGAAGCAAACGAAGATTTTGTGGAGTTGATCGCTCATTATATAACCAATACACCAGAGTCTTGGGATGCAAAAATTGAATCCGCAGGTGATACAGGTAAAGCAATCTTAGCGCAGAAGATGGCGATTATAAAATCTTATTTGAAAGAGGTTTGGAGCATTGATATTGATGCTTTGCGCAATGCAATCCAAACTCGGGCTGAGAAGTTGGGTGAACAAGATCTTGATAATATAACTATAGAATAA
- a CDS encoding RagB/SusD family nutrient uptake outer membrane protein, which produces MKKINILYIALLSLFAISCDSYLDETPDNRAEVDSQIKIRKLLVSAYSEGSPTLVTELSSDNIIDMGSSNPNTTRFYEQLANWESVTETDNDDPKSAWEASYGAIANSNEALAAIEKLGSENLLPEKGEALITRAYAHFVLVNVFCKHYNSQSSATDLGIPYMEKSETTLNPKYERGTVKEVYEKINADIEAALPLISDDMYEVPAYHFTKKAAYAFAARFNLYYEQWQKAKDYASIVLTTNPSTQLRSWDDLGALPRSPGPVTNAYINNSANLLVQTDGSNLGLYFGAYYTGSRFNHSRKIADEETLFAPAPWGGVASSTYHLRPFVYSGNNLDKTLFMKIPYLFEYTDPVAGIGYRRTVVVPFTTDETLLVRAEAEVMLGENDLAMTDLNTWSKNFFVDKETTLEAVNTFYSNLPYSTADVPTQKKVLNPKFTLAAGVQENLIHYVLQCRRILTLHEGLRWFDIKRYGIEINRQQIQSDGTTAIVLDVLKVNDLRRAIQLPQDVIDAGLVSNPR; this is translated from the coding sequence ATGAAGAAAATAAATATATTATATATTGCCCTGCTTTCTTTGTTTGCCATTTCGTGTGATAGTTATCTTGACGAAACCCCAGACAACAGAGCAGAGGTAGATAGCCAGATCAAAATTAGAAAATTGTTGGTTTCAGCCTATTCGGAAGGGAGTCCTACATTAGTTACAGAATTATCTTCGGATAATATTATTGACATGGGAAGTTCTAATCCAAATACGACTCGTTTTTATGAGCAATTGGCTAATTGGGAATCTGTAACAGAAACAGATAACGATGATCCTAAAAGTGCATGGGAAGCTTCGTATGGCGCAATAGCCAATTCGAATGAAGCCTTGGCGGCTATTGAAAAACTTGGTAGTGAGAATTTGTTGCCAGAAAAAGGTGAAGCCTTAATAACAAGAGCTTACGCTCATTTTGTTTTGGTTAATGTGTTTTGTAAACATTACAATTCACAGTCGAGCGCTACTGATTTGGGAATTCCTTATATGGAAAAATCAGAAACAACCCTTAATCCAAAGTATGAGAGGGGTACGGTAAAAGAAGTCTATGAAAAAATAAATGCTGATATTGAAGCTGCATTGCCTTTAATTAGTGATGATATGTATGAAGTTCCCGCATATCATTTTACAAAAAAGGCTGCTTATGCTTTTGCTGCTCGTTTTAATTTGTATTACGAACAATGGCAAAAAGCAAAAGATTATGCAAGTATTGTATTAACGACAAATCCTTCTACCCAATTAAGAAGTTGGGATGACTTAGGCGCCCTGCCACGCTCACCAGGTCCTGTTACAAATGCATATATTAATAATTCGGCTAATCTGTTAGTTCAAACCGATGGATCCAATTTGGGATTGTATTTTGGAGCATATTATACAGGATCTCGTTTTAATCACTCAAGAAAAATTGCAGATGAGGAAACCTTATTTGCTCCTGCTCCTTGGGGTGGGGTGGCTAGTTCCACCTATCATTTGAGGCCTTTTGTATACTCAGGTAACAATTTGGATAAAACTCTGTTCATGAAAATCCCTTATCTGTTTGAATATACTGATCCTGTAGCTGGAATAGGTTATCGAAGAACTGTTGTAGTACCGTTTACAACGGATGAAACTTTATTGGTTCGGGCAGAAGCTGAAGTAATGCTGGGAGAAAATGATTTGGCTATGACTGACCTAAATACATGGAGTAAGAATTTCTTTGTAGATAAGGAGACAACATTGGAAGCTGTGAATACGTTTTATTCAAATTTGCCTTATTCAACAGCTGATGTTCCCACGCAAAAAAAAGTGTTAAATCCCAAGTTTACGTTAGCTGCTGGTGTACAAGAGAATTTAATTCACTATGTACTTCAGTGTCGTAGAATTTTAACCTTACATGAAGGTTTGCGTTGGTTCGATATTAAACGTTATGGTATTGAAATAAATCGTCAGCAAATTCAGTCTGATGGTACTACAGCCATTGTTTTGGATGTGTTGAAAGTGAATGATTTACGTAGAGCTATTCAGTTGCCTCAAGATGTGATTGATGCAGGTTTGGTTTCAAATCCACGATAA
- a CDS encoding SusC/RagA family TonB-linked outer membrane protein has protein sequence MKKNREKSFMQKRKPFLAKRLLLLFLVVNVFNFQTLANLQGEILELEMTGGSLIEVFAKVKEKTNYTFLYNVDDIKDVNNVTISASPKSVQTILTDCLKDTGLTYEIRDEVIIIKPVAKPVTPAKEAKPVVEEKKVGGVVTDNTGVGLPGVSVFIKGTSIGTTTNIDGKYNIQLPDVSEAILVFSFIGMDTQEITVTNQKVIDVVLTAGSEQIDEVVVTGMAVFDKRLFTGASEKLKGDEIKLAGLADVSRGLEGRAAGVSVQNVSGTFGAAPKIRVRGATSIYGSSKPLWVVDGVILEDVVELSSDALSSGDVNTLISSAVAGLNANDIESFEVLKDGSATSIYGARAMAGVIVITTKKGKAGVSRINYTGEYTYRLTPSYNDFNIMNSQEQMSVYEEMREGGWLNYADVANANESGVYGRMYQMLNQTDASGNFLLANTNEAKAAFLRKAEYRNTDWFKELFNTNIMQSHSVSMSSGTEKSTYYASISALVDPGWTQSSKVNRYTANFKSNYKILDNLSINTISSASYRKQKAPGTLGQETDEVTGKVKRDFDINPYSFALNSSRTLDPDAFYTRNYAPFSIKKELNENYVDLNVADVKFQTELNWKVTSKVALSALGAIKYSSTSQEHNITEFSNQAEAYRAMPNSTIRDKNSFLYTDPDDPYALPVSILPQGGIYKRTDYNMIGYDFRTTASYKDVYNDVHILNLYGGMEINSADRKRTNNTGWGMQYSMGEIPFYDYLLFKKGIENNNLYYGMENTRYRNLAFFGNATYSYKGKYTLNGTLRYEGSNKLGKSNSARWLPTWNISGAWNAHEEVFFEQLKPVLSNFTLKASYSLTADRGPTNVTNSLIDIRSKTPWRPTAGVKESALYIKSLENSELTYEKKHEFNIGAEIGFLNNRINTTVDWYTRNNYDLIGIVNTQGLGGEVEKFGNVATMNSHGFEFSISSKNINTKDFSWITNFVYSKAINKITDLTTQSKVIDMVKGNGFAREGYAVRSIFSIPFKGLNDQGLPTFLDQNGDITVSDVYFQERENLDFLEYSGSADPTDIGSLSNIFTYKGISLNVFMTYSFGNVVRLDPVFSNSYSDLVALPREFKNRWVKPGDEKYTDIPALATSRQEDNIGRSDLAIAYNAYNYSSARIAKGDFVRMKEISIGYAFPKTLATKMGVNTLSVKIQATNLFLLYSDDKLNGQDPEFFNSGGVATPIPKQFTFTLNLGL, from the coding sequence ATGAAAAAAAATCGGGAAAAGTCTTTTATGCAGAAAAGAAAACCATTTCTTGCAAAAAGACTCTTGCTTTTGTTTCTGGTAGTTAATGTCTTTAATTTTCAGACATTAGCAAATCTTCAGGGAGAAATTCTGGAGTTGGAAATGACAGGAGGTTCTTTAATTGAGGTTTTCGCAAAAGTTAAGGAGAAAACCAATTACACATTTCTTTACAATGTTGATGACATTAAAGATGTGAATAACGTTACTATAAGCGCTTCGCCCAAAAGCGTTCAAACCATATTAACGGATTGTTTAAAAGATACCGGACTTACGTACGAAATTAGAGACGAGGTCATTATCATTAAACCAGTAGCTAAACCTGTAACTCCTGCAAAGGAAGCAAAACCTGTTGTGGAGGAAAAAAAGGTTGGCGGTGTTGTAACTGATAATACAGGTGTCGGGTTACCAGGTGTTTCTGTTTTTATTAAAGGTACCAGTATTGGGACTACCACAAATATTGATGGAAAATACAACATTCAATTGCCGGATGTATCAGAGGCCATTTTGGTTTTCTCATTTATTGGTATGGACACTCAGGAAATCACAGTTACGAATCAAAAAGTAATAGATGTTGTGCTTACTGCCGGTTCAGAACAAATTGATGAGGTTGTTGTGACTGGTATGGCCGTATTTGATAAGCGTTTGTTCACAGGAGCAAGTGAGAAATTAAAGGGTGACGAGATAAAATTGGCTGGTTTAGCTGATGTAAGTAGAGGATTGGAAGGTAGAGCGGCAGGCGTATCTGTACAAAATGTATCGGGTACATTTGGTGCAGCACCGAAAATTCGCGTACGTGGTGCTACCTCTATTTATGGTAGTTCAAAACCTTTATGGGTAGTTGATGGTGTTATTCTGGAAGATGTTGTTGAACTGAGTTCCGACGCTCTTTCTTCGGGAGATGTAAATACATTGATTAGTTCAGCTGTTGCAGGATTAAATGCAAATGATATTGAAAGTTTTGAAGTGTTGAAAGATGGTTCAGCAACTTCAATTTATGGTGCCAGAGCTATGGCTGGGGTAATTGTAATTACCACTAAGAAAGGTAAAGCTGGAGTTAGTAGAATAAATTATACAGGAGAATATACTTATCGATTAACACCATCGTATAATGATTTTAATATCATGAATTCGCAAGAGCAAATGTCCGTTTATGAGGAAATGCGCGAAGGTGGTTGGTTGAATTATGCTGATGTAGCCAATGCTAATGAGAGTGGGGTTTACGGAAGAATGTATCAAATGCTTAATCAAACTGATGCTTCTGGAAATTTTTTATTGGCCAATACTAATGAGGCAAAAGCAGCCTTTCTTCGTAAGGCAGAATATAGAAATACAGATTGGTTTAAGGAGTTGTTCAATACCAATATTATGCAAAGTCATTCGGTGAGTATGTCATCAGGGACTGAAAAATCGACTTATTATGCTTCCATTAGCGCATTGGTTGATCCAGGATGGACTCAATCGAGTAAAGTAAACCGTTATACTGCTAATTTTAAGTCGAATTATAAAATTTTGGATAATTTGTCAATTAATACAATCAGTAGTGCGTCCTATCGTAAGCAAAAAGCACCGGGTACTTTGGGGCAGGAAACAGATGAAGTTACAGGAAAAGTAAAAAGGGATTTTGATATTAATCCATATTCTTTTGCCTTAAACTCATCTCGAACCCTTGATCCAGATGCTTTTTACACTCGCAACTATGCACCATTTAGCATCAAAAAGGAATTAAATGAGAACTATGTAGATTTGAACGTCGCTGATGTAAAATTTCAAACTGAGTTGAATTGGAAGGTAACGTCTAAAGTTGCTTTGAGTGCATTAGGTGCTATCAAGTATTCGTCAACTTCACAAGAACACAATATTACTGAGTTTTCGAATCAAGCAGAAGCGTATAGGGCTATGCCAAATTCAACCATTCGGGATAAAAACTCTTTCCTATATACAGATCCTGATGATCCGTATGCGTTGCCAGTAAGCATTTTACCACAAGGAGGTATTTATAAACGTACCGATTATAATATGATTGGTTATGACTTTAGGACTACTGCTTCTTACAAAGATGTATACAATGATGTTCATATCTTGAATCTGTATGGAGGAATGGAGATCAATTCTGCTGACCGTAAAAGAACAAATAATACAGGTTGGGGAATGCAATACTCTATGGGTGAGATTCCTTTTTATGACTATCTGTTGTTTAAAAAAGGAATTGAAAACAACAACCTGTACTATGGTATGGAAAATACAAGATACCGTAATTTGGCTTTCTTTGGGAATGCTACTTATTCGTACAAAGGAAAATATACACTTAATGGTACCCTGCGTTACGAAGGATCCAACAAATTAGGAAAATCAAATAGTGCCCGTTGGTTACCAACATGGAATATATCTGGAGCATGGAATGCTCATGAGGAGGTATTTTTTGAGCAATTAAAACCTGTTCTTTCGAATTTTACATTGAAGGCATCATATAGTTTAACTGCTGACAGAGGACCTACTAATGTAACAAATTCTTTAATCGATATCAGAAGCAAGACCCCTTGGAGACCAACTGCTGGAGTTAAAGAAAGTGCATTATATATTAAATCTTTGGAAAATAGTGAACTAACTTACGAGAAAAAGCATGAATTTAACATTGGTGCAGAGATTGGGTTTCTGAATAACCGTATTAACACGACAGTAGATTGGTATACCAGAAATAACTATGATTTGATTGGTATTGTAAATACTCAAGGTCTTGGAGGTGAAGTTGAAAAATTTGGTAATGTTGCTACTATGAATTCGCATGGTTTTGAGTTTTCTATTTCTTCAAAGAACATAAATACTAAAGATTTTTCATGGATAACTAACTTTGTTTACTCAAAAGCCATAAATAAGATTACAGATTTGACAACTCAATCGAAGGTTATTGATATGGTTAAAGGAAATGGATTTGCCCGTGAAGGTTATGCGGTTCGCTCTATTTTTTCAATTCCATTTAAAGGTCTTAATGATCAGGGATTACCAACATTCTTAGATCAAAATGGAGATATTACTGTTAGCGATGTCTATTTTCAGGAAAGAGAGAATCTTGATTTCTTAGAGTACTCTGGTTCTGCAGACCCTACGGATATTGGTAGTTTAAGTAATATATTTACTTATAAAGGTATTTCTTTAAATGTTTTCATGACCTATTCATTTGGAAATGTGGTTCGTTTAGATCCTGTCTTTAGTAATTCGTATTCAGATCTTGTTGCTCTTCCTCGTGAATTTAAAAATCGTTGGGTAAAACCGGGTGATGAAAAATATACAGATATTCCTGCTCTGGCTACAAGTAGACAAGAAGATAATATTGGTAGATCTGATCTGGCTATAGCATATAATGCTTACAACTATTCTTCGGCTCGAATTGCTAAAGGTGATTTTGTAAGAATGAAAGAGATATCAATTGGATATGCATTTCCAAAAACTCTAGCTACCAAGATGGGAGTGAATACTTTATCTGTTAAAATACAGGCAACCAATTTGTTTTTATTGTATTCTGATGATAAATTGAATGGGCAGGATCCAGAATTCTTTAATTCAGGAGGGGTGGCAACACCAATACCAAAGCAGTTTACTTTTACTTTAAATTTAGGTTTATAA
- a CDS encoding FecR domain-containing protein has product MTNLPSGFKIADLIVKRLEGKLNAEEEQFLEKWKYAREENLVLFHKLAQNPEKLYFTKEVKLESANKEDVWRQIQTKVIKDKQIQLKQQVMKIAAMLIAAISVGGFLLTISNNSVHNEPVAILPGKNQAMLVLSGGEKYQLSEKVNLEEKGMQISNNSKELVYSKVAEKVSEEQTYNTIIIPKGGEYKLTLADGTKIWLNSNSKLRYPSQFGTGVRKVQLEGEAFFQVAKDKEHPFIVDVTTAEIKVLGTSFNVNAYNDQDEIFTTLVEGKVEVKDDLRGVSQELSPNDQLCFNKLNGKTSKKIVDTRLYTAWKDGRFVFENRSLEDIMIRLSRWYDVDVFFLTNSIKQLKYTGDVARYDNINSILDMIEVTKKVKFTIKDRSVMIEENCK; this is encoded by the coding sequence ATGACTAATTTACCATCTGGTTTTAAAATTGCAGATTTAATTGTAAAGAGGCTTGAGGGGAAGCTGAACGCAGAAGAAGAGCAGTTTTTGGAGAAATGGAAATACGCGAGAGAGGAAAATCTTGTGCTTTTTCATAAACTTGCTCAAAACCCGGAGAAACTGTACTTCACGAAAGAAGTAAAACTTGAAAGTGCAAATAAAGAAGATGTTTGGAGGCAAATTCAAACTAAAGTAATAAAAGACAAGCAAATTCAATTAAAGCAACAGGTAATGAAGATTGCCGCAATGCTGATTGCTGCAATAAGCGTTGGAGGCTTTTTGCTTACTATCAGCAACAACTCTGTTCACAATGAACCCGTCGCGATTTTGCCCGGTAAAAATCAAGCCATGCTGGTATTAAGTGGTGGTGAAAAATATCAGTTGAGCGAGAAAGTTAATCTGGAAGAAAAAGGTATGCAGATATCTAATAATTCTAAAGAGTTGGTATATAGTAAAGTTGCAGAAAAGGTAAGTGAGGAACAGACGTACAATACCATTATTATTCCCAAAGGTGGTGAATACAAGCTAACTCTTGCTGATGGAACCAAGATCTGGTTGAATTCAAATTCTAAATTGAGATATCCTTCTCAATTTGGCACGGGAGTACGAAAAGTACAATTGGAAGGGGAAGCCTTTTTTCAGGTGGCAAAAGATAAGGAACATCCATTTATCGTTGATGTAACGACTGCTGAGATTAAAGTTTTAGGAACGTCCTTTAATGTAAATGCATATAACGATCAGGATGAAATTTTCACCACTTTGGTAGAAGGCAAGGTTGAGGTTAAGGATGATCTTCGTGGTGTTAGTCAGGAGTTATCCCCAAATGATCAATTGTGCTTTAATAAGTTGAATGGTAAAACTTCGAAAAAAATTGTTGACACAAGATTATATACGGCTTGGAAAGATGGTCGTTTTGTTTTCGAAAACCGGAGTCTGGAGGATATAATGATTAGACTGTCAAGATGGTATGATGTTGATGTATTTTTCTTGACCAATTCCATAAAACAATTAAAATACACAGGAGATGTCGCCCGCTACGATAATATTAACAGCATTCTTGATATGATAGAAGTAACCAAAAAAGTAAAATTTACAATAAAAGATCGTAGTGTTATGATCGAAGAAAATTGCAAATAA
- a CDS encoding RNA polymerase sigma-70 factor — MKTFDQTFLKLFRNGNQESFKILYNKYFDALFLFGHKYIPAQDVVEDIIQESFIKIWEKRSSFYHEAAMRAFLYKTVRNSCLNQIEHQKVRKSYEGQSDKNICDEDYFLHNVIEEEVSRIIKETVHKLPESARLIYLLSLKGLKNAEIAEDLDISINTVKTQKQRASKFLKENLKNLFSILYFI, encoded by the coding sequence ATGAAAACCTTTGATCAAACTTTCCTGAAATTATTTAGGAATGGTAATCAGGAATCATTTAAAATCTTGTACAACAAGTATTTTGATGCATTATTTCTGTTTGGTCATAAATATATTCCGGCACAAGATGTTGTTGAAGATATAATTCAGGAAAGTTTTATTAAAATTTGGGAAAAGCGATCATCCTTTTATCATGAAGCGGCGATGCGTGCATTTTTGTACAAAACAGTTCGTAATTCATGCTTAAATCAAATTGAACATCAAAAAGTCCGTAAATCTTACGAGGGGCAATCCGATAAAAATATCTGTGATGAGGATTACTTTCTTCATAATGTGATTGAAGAAGAAGTGAGTCGAATTATTAAGGAAACAGTTCATAAATTGCCTGAATCAGCCAGATTAATTTACTTATTAAGCCTAAAGGGATTAAAAAATGCTGAAATAGCTGAAGATTTGGATATATCTATCAATACTGTTAAGACGCAAAAGCAAAGAGCAAGTAAATTTTTAAAAGAGAATTTAAAGAATTTGTTCTCGATTCTATACTTCATTTAG
- a CDS encoding C1 family peptidase, translated as MKKIVLTIIILAIFSVNLTMAQETTKEEKVYSTVVDIPTTSVKNQQSTGTCWCFAGVSYIETELLRLGAPEIDLSEMYIVRLAYTQKAKRYFRYHGKGNYSEGGQAHDVLNVVKENGFVPESIYSGNKYGSDFHIHKEMVQSTKAMLDEVVKNPNRKITPVWEESVNAVLDTYMGKTPSNFELDGIEYTPASYAGKFGFNPNDYIELTSYSHHPFYQKINLEIPDNWSDDLYYNVPMDEMMLVINYALNNGFSVCWDGDVSEKGFSHRNGYAVLPSEKTVDMTDSEIAKWEKDLAKDEKGNTKKDIEPEVSQELRQSTFDNFETTDDHLMHLTGIVKDQHGTIYYKTKNSWAENSNQFGGYLNMSEAYVKLKTVAIMIHKDAVPKELKKKLGL; from the coding sequence ATGAAGAAAATAGTTTTAACAATCATTATTCTTGCCATTTTTAGTGTTAATCTGACGATGGCACAGGAAACAACGAAAGAAGAAAAGGTTTATTCTACAGTGGTAGATATTCCTACAACATCAGTTAAAAATCAGCAAAGCACAGGTACTTGTTGGTGCTTTGCCGGAGTCTCGTATATAGAAACAGAGTTACTACGCTTGGGAGCTCCAGAAATTGATTTATCAGAAATGTATATTGTTCGATTGGCTTATACTCAGAAAGCCAAAAGATACTTTCGTTATCATGGCAAAGGAAACTATAGTGAAGGCGGACAAGCTCACGATGTTCTAAATGTGGTAAAAGAAAATGGATTTGTTCCGGAAAGTATTTATTCAGGAAATAAGTATGGCAGCGATTTTCATATCCACAAAGAGATGGTACAATCGACGAAAGCTATGCTGGATGAGGTTGTTAAAAACCCAAATAGAAAAATTACACCTGTTTGGGAAGAATCTGTAAATGCAGTGTTGGATACTTATATGGGGAAAACACCAAGTAATTTCGAATTGGATGGTATTGAGTATACTCCTGCTTCTTATGCAGGGAAATTTGGTTTTAATCCGAATGATTACATTGAATTAACTTCCTACAGTCATCATCCTTTTTATCAAAAGATTAATCTGGAGATTCCAGATAATTGGTCAGATGATTTGTATTATAATGTGCCCATGGATGAGATGATGTTGGTAATTAATTATGCCCTAAACAATGGGTTTTCAGTTTGCTGGGATGGAGACGTTAGCGAAAAAGGATTTTCTCATCGAAATGGTTATGCTGTTTTACCATCAGAAAAAACTGTAGACATGACTGATTCTGAAATTGCAAAGTGGGAAAAAGATCTTGCAAAAGATGAAAAAGGAAATACGAAAAAAGATATTGAGCCTGAAGTGAGTCAAGAGCTTCGTCAGTCCACTTTTGATAATTTTGAAACGACTGATGATCATTTGATGCATTTAACTGGAATCGTAAAGGATCAGCATGGAACAATATATTACAAAACAAAAAACTCTTGGGCCGAAAACAGCAATCAGTTTGGTGGCTACTTAAACATGAGTGAAGCTTATGTGAAACTTAAAACTGTTGCGATAATGATTCACAAAGATGCAGTACCAAAAGAATTGAAAAAGAAACTGGGTTTATAA
- a CDS encoding MmcQ/YjbR family DNA-binding protein, giving the protein MNIEELREYCLSKTAVSEGFPFDEETLVFKVLDKMFLLTNITGELQMNVKCDPEKAIELREIHSSVIPGYHMNKKYWNTVVIDGSVSDRQLEQWIDDSYHQVVAKMTKKKQNELMNLK; this is encoded by the coding sequence ATGAATATTGAGGAGTTAAGAGAGTATTGCCTTTCGAAAACAGCTGTAAGCGAAGGATTTCCATTTGATGAGGAAACCTTGGTTTTCAAGGTGCTTGATAAGATGTTTTTGCTCACAAATATAACAGGTGAGCTTCAAATGAATGTGAAGTGTGATCCCGAAAAAGCCATTGAGTTACGAGAGATACATTCGTCGGTAATACCTGGATATCATATGAATAAAAAATATTGGAATACTGTAGTAATAGATGGCAGTGTATCAGATCGACAGCTGGAACAATGGATTGATGATTCATACCATCAGGTTGTTGCTAAGATGACCAAAAAGAAACAGAATGAGCTAATGAATTTGAAATAG
- a CDS encoding response regulator has translation MKETGYAQKYNWKNKRILIVEDEEINNMFFDAALSRTESKLLWAKNGKEAVDIIEESDDIDVILMDIRLPIMDGCEATRRIKKKHKEIPIIAQTAYALEGDKERILDAGCDDYLSKPIRFEELLATIDKYLAD, from the coding sequence ATGAAAGAAACTGGCTACGCCCAAAAGTACAATTGGAAAAACAAACGAATTCTCATTGTTGAAGACGAAGAGATAAATAACATGTTTTTTGACGCGGCTCTAAGTAGAACGGAGTCGAAACTGTTGTGGGCGAAAAATGGGAAAGAAGCGGTTGATATAATTGAAGAATCAGATGATATTGATGTTATTTTAATGGATATTAGATTACCTATAATGGATGGGTGTGAAGCCACCCGCAGAATCAAAAAAAAGCATAAAGAAATTCCTATTATAGCTCAAACGGCCTATGCACTTGAAGGTGATAAGGAACGTATATTGGATGCCGGATGTGATGATTATCTGTCCAAGCCTATTCGTTTTGAGGAGCTTCTGGCAACTATTGATAAATATCTTGCTGATTAA
- a CDS encoding YraN family protein codes for MAAHNDLGKLGEDLAAKYLLKNGYKILDRNWIYQKKELDIVAVKDDFLVVVEVKSRSTEYFEHPADAITLSKIKFLVRATQGYVDLKEMEQEVRFDVISVIKQDSEFIIEHIEDAFSAPVD; via the coding sequence ATGGCCGCACACAATGACTTAGGGAAATTGGGAGAAGACCTTGCTGCGAAATATCTGCTTAAAAACGGGTATAAAATTCTAGATCGTAATTGGATCTATCAAAAGAAGGAGTTGGACATTGTAGCTGTAAAAGATGATTTTTTAGTTGTTGTAGAAGTCAAATCGAGATCCACCGAATATTTTGAGCACCCAGCTGATGCCATTACACTCTCAAAAATTAAATTTTTGGTGCGTGCAACGCAGGGTTATGTAGATTTAAAAGAAATGGAGCAAGAAGTACGATTCGATGTTATCAGTGTAATAAAACAAGATTCAGAATTTATAATTGAACACATCGAAGATGCATTTAGTGCACCAGTGGATTAA